From Camarhynchus parvulus chromosome 22, STF_HiC, whole genome shotgun sequence, a single genomic window includes:
- the KCTD9 gene encoding BTB/POZ domain-containing protein KCTD9, whose amino-acid sequence MRRVTLFVNGSARNGKVVAVYGTLSDLLSVASNKLGIKATSVYNGKGGLIDDIALIRDDDVLFVCEGEPFIDPQTDGRAQEELTGSHTDWLTLNVGGRYFTTTRSTLVNKEPDSMLAHMFKDKDAWGNKQDPRGAFLIDRSPEYFEPILNYLRHGQLIVNDGINLLGVLEEARFFGIDSLIEHLEVAIKNSQPAEDHSPISRKEFVRFLLATPTKSELRCQGLNFSGADLSRLDLRYINFKMANLSRCNLAHANLCCANLERADLSGSVLDCANLQGVKMLCSNAEGASLKGCNFEDPSGLKANLEGANLKGVDMEGSQMTGINLRVATLKNAKLKNCNLRGATLAGTDLENCDLSGCDLQEANLRGSNVKGAIFEEMLTPLHMSQSVR is encoded by the exons ATGAGGCGGGTGACGCTGTTCGTCAACGGCAGCGCCCGCAACGGGAAG gTCGTGGCTGTGTATGGGACTCTCTCGGAtttgctctctgtggccagCAACAAGCTTGGGATCAAAGCCACCAGCGTTTACAACGGGAAGGGGGGGCTCATTGATGATATTGCTTTGATTAG GGATGATGATGTTTTGTTTGTCTGTGAAGGGGAGCCCTTCATTG ATCCTCAGACTGATGGGagagctcaggaggagctgaCAGGTTCCCACACAGACTGGCTGACTCTCAATGTGGGAGGCAGATATTTCACCACCACCCG gaGCACTTTGGTTAACAAAGAACCTGACAGTATGTTGGCACACATGTTCAAAGACAAAG ATGCTTGGGGGAATAAGCAAGATCCTAGAGGAGCTTTCCTCATTGACCGCAGTCCCGAGTATTTTGAGCCCATTTTGAACTATTTGCGTCACGGACAGCTCATTGTAAATGATGGCATTAATTTGCTAG GGGTTCTGGAAGAGGCCAGGTTTTTTGGGATCGACTCCCTCATTGAACACCTGGAAGTTGCTATTAAG AACTCGCAGCCAGCCGAGGATCACTCTCCCATCTCTCGCAAGGAATTCGTCCGGTTCCTGCTGGCCACGCCCACCAAGTCCGAGCTGCGCTGCCAG GGGCTGAATTTCAGTGGAGCTGACCTTTCCCGCCTGGATCTTCGCTACATCAACTTCAAGATGGCCAATCTGAGCCGCTGCAACCTGGCCCACGCCAACCTGTGCTGTGCCAACCTGGAGAGAGCTGACCTGTCTGGATCCGTGCTGGAT TGTGCAAACCTGCAGGGGGTGAAGATGTTGTGTTCCAACGCAGAGGGAGCATCCCTGAAGGGCTGCAACTTTGAAGATCCATCGGGCCTTAAAGCTAATTTGGAAG GTGCCAACCTGAAGGGAGTGGACATGGAGGGCAGCCAGATGACCGGGATCAACCTGCGCGTGGCCACGCTGAAAAACGCCAAACTCAAGAACTGCAACCTGCGAGGAGCCACGCTGGCAGGGACTGACCTGGAG AATTGTGATCTGTCAGGTTGCGACCTACAAGAAGCAAATTTGAGGGGATCCAACGTGAAAGGAGCCATCTTTGAGGAGATGCTGACACCCCTGCACATGTCCCAGAGTGTCAGATAG